ACAAATTGTTATCTCAGGAAGTATCGAAGGTGTTGACATCGCTTGTCAGAAATTAACCGAGGCCGGAGCAAAACGTGCGCTAAAACTTAATGTTGGTGGGGCTTTCCATTCGCCATTAATGGAGCCTGCACGTCTGGAACTTCAGGAAGCTATCGAGAAAGTAACAGTACTTCCTCCAGTATGTCCTATTTATCAGAATGTTGATCCGGTTCCTAATACCGACCCTCAAAAAATAAAAAATAACCTGATTACCCAATTAACAGGTGCAGTGAGATGGACGCAGACTGTTGAGCGTATGCTTGCTGATGGTGCTGATGAATTTGTAGAAGTTGGCCCGGGAAATGTGCTACAGGGATTAGTTAAAAAAGTAAATAGAGCAGTGCAGACTAGTTCAGCCTCTGCTTAGTGATGAAGAATCCTTAATAAATATAGCAAGCGTGAGTATAAGAGGTAAAATTAGATTTCTTTTATTAATACTGGGCGCTTGTTGTATTATTACAGCTTTATCCTTAAAGCATTCTATCACCAAAAAAGACCTGCTCAGGTATGATGCTCATCAGCTTCAGGAAAACCTTAAAGGGAAAGAACAAACCATTTACGCTTTCCTATCAGATTCTGCTCAAGTGGAGCGAGCTAAGCAGTTTGATCAGAATGAACGTGCCAGTTCAGATTTCATAAAGGCGTATTCCGATAAGGGGATTAATCTATTAGTCTATAAAAATGACGTACTCAAATTCTGGAGCTCATTCAATGCATTTCCCGCAGATCCTAATCTTGTTAGGGAAGGCTCTTCTTTTATAGGACTCCGTAATGGCTCCTATGAACTGATTAAGAAAACCTCAGACAATTATACACTCATTTTTCTGATAGAGGTAAAGAGTCACTTTGATATTCAAAATTATTATCTCGAAAATATCATTTCAAAATACCTCTCTCCCTCAAATTCACTGTCGCTGGCTACTTATTCCGATGCTGAAGTGTATGGGATAAAAAATATCAAGGGTGAGCCTTTATTTGAGGTAAAATTAAAGCAAGGTGCTTCTAAAAGCATTTATGGAACTATAGAAGTCTGGTTGTGGGTGATAGGGCTTTTTAGTTTCTGCCTGTTTTTAAACTTTTTCTGCACCTGGTTGGTAAGGAAGGGTCATTTGTTAGGTGGAACACTATTGATTGTTCTTTTCTTTCTGACTGTTAGGGTTACAGATCTTGAATATGGATGGTTTAACCACCAATTCAATTTGCAGATATTTAGTCCGACTATATTTGGAGAGAGTTTTTTTCTCCCTTCATTAGGTGATTTTTTACTTAATGTAATAGCGATAACCTGGGTTGTCCTGTTTGTGTACACTTACAGAGATAAATATAAAGTTCCTGATTGGTTGGCGGCAAGTAAAGTCGGAGGTTTAATCTTCCACTTGATCTTACTGATTGCTTTCTCTGGGCTGGCCTTTTTATTTGATCAGGTATTTTTTGGACTGATCATCAACTCAAAGATTAATTTCAATATCACTAACATCATCAATCTGGGTTGGATTAGCTGGATCAGTATTTTTATTTTATGTCTGGTATGGTTTAATGTTTATCTGATTGGAAACATTGCAATGCAGCAAACATTGCAGCTTAATGTAACGAATAAAGAAAGGCTGGTTTTATTCCTTGCTGCTTTTTTTGGTTACTGCATATACAGGATAGAAGTTGGATTTGGTGTATTTTTTATTGCATATGCGCTGTTCATTTTTATTATGGGATGGAATGCCTATGTCCGGAAGAATAGGTTCTCTATCGGGATATTCGCTGCCCTGTTTTTTTGCCTGGCTTTCATTACTTCTATTAAGTATTTGAGATTTACAGATGTAAAGGACAGGAACAAGCGTTACACCATTGCTCAGAAATTGGGATATGCTTATGATCCGAAGATCATCAGTTCTATTGAGAGTCTGGAAAGGGCAGTTTCCACGGACGCATTTATTGCCGAGTATTTTAAAAGGCCTATTTTGGACAGGACTTTTGATTTGGAGAAACATATCAATAAAATACTGCTTGGTGGATATCTTACCCAGTACGATTACAATTTATACGAATATAACGATCTGGATTCCGCAGTATCAAGTAAGAATGGTGTTTCCCTAAGTTATTATAAGGATTTAGTGAGATCGGGCTCTGTTAAAGTGCCGGAATCGCAATCTTTCTACAGATTAAATTATACATTCGGTTACCAGAATTATTTTGGGATCATACCGATATTTGTCGATAACCACAGATTGGGAACGCTGGTAATAGACCTTAAATCTCCTCAATACAACTATAACAGCCAACTCCCTGAGATCCTGGTAGATGGAAGGGTGAAAGGAGAAGAAGATTATAGCAATTATTCCTTTGCTTTCTACAATTCCGACAAATTGATCAACCAGTCTGGTAAGTATACTTATAAACTGTCAGGCACAGGGTTCAGTGGACAAGTTGGGAAAGGTGAGGTTATCAATGATACACTGGGTTATACTCATCTTGTGTATATGCCTGCTAGCTCAAAGATTATTGTGATTAGTAAAGAACGTGTTTCGTATGTGGTAAGACTAGCTACGCTGTCATTTTTCTTCCTTGTATTTATCATTTTTTCGATTACGCTTTATGCTTTAATCTGGGTCATCAAGAATATAGATGACAGTTGGGGCGGTTGGTTTAACATCAATCGATCATTAATGATTAATGCCAATAAGATCCTCTATAAAACGAGGATTCAGTTCTCAATTGTGCTTTCGGTGGTGGCTACATTATTGATTGTAGGCTGGACAACCTATTTTTATATTCGCGATGAGTATCGAAAACAGCAGGAAAGTTATATAAAAGATAGGATCAGGAAGGTTCAGCTTTCTTATGAAAAAATGATCTTTAGTACAGGTTCGATCCCTGAAGCGAATGATCAAACCAATGCTGATTTTAACCAGTTTGCTAATATTAATGGAGCATACCTGAACCTTTTCGATATCAATGGTAATGTTCGTTTTACTTCTTTGCCAAAAATATACGACTTAGGAATCATTGGTAAAAAGATGGATGCTACGGCTTACATTTACCTTAAACTGCAACAGGTATCGGAGTATATTAACCCTTCCGAGCAGATTGGTGATTTTAAATATGCATCAGCTTATGCACCAATAAGAAATGCCGAGAATAAAACAATTGCATATATTGGTTTGCCATATTATGGTAATGAAGCGGATTATCAATCTAAAATCG
This is a stretch of genomic DNA from Candidatus Pedobacter colombiensis. It encodes these proteins:
- a CDS encoding HAMP domain-containing sensor histidine kinase; translated protein: MSIRGKIRFLLLILGACCIITALSLKHSITKKDLLRYDAHQLQENLKGKEQTIYAFLSDSAQVERAKQFDQNERASSDFIKAYSDKGINLLVYKNDVLKFWSSFNAFPADPNLVREGSSFIGLRNGSYELIKKTSDNYTLIFLIEVKSHFDIQNYYLENIISKYLSPSNSLSLATYSDAEVYGIKNIKGEPLFEVKLKQGASKSIYGTIEVWLWVIGLFSFCLFLNFFCTWLVRKGHLLGGTLLIVLFFLTVRVTDLEYGWFNHQFNLQIFSPTIFGESFFLPSLGDFLLNVIAITWVVLFVYTYRDKYKVPDWLAASKVGGLIFHLILLIAFSGLAFLFDQVFFGLIINSKINFNITNIINLGWISWISIFILCLVWFNVYLIGNIAMQQTLQLNVTNKERLVLFLAAFFGYCIYRIEVGFGVFFIAYALFIFIMGWNAYVRKNRFSIGIFAALFFCLAFITSIKYLRFTDVKDRNKRYTIAQKLGYAYDPKIISSIESLERAVSTDAFIAEYFKRPILDRTFDLEKHINKILLGGYLTQYDYNLYEYNDLDSAVSSKNGVSLSYYKDLVRSGSVKVPESQSFYRLNYTFGYQNYFGIIPIFVDNHRLGTLVIDLKSPQYNYNSQLPEILVDGRVKGEEDYSNYSFAFYNSDKLINQSGKYTYKLSGTGFSGQVGKGEVINDTLGYTHLVYMPASSKIIVISKERVSYVVRLATLSFFFLVFIIFSITLYALIWVIKNIDDSWGGWFNINRSLMINANKILYKTRIQFSIVLSVVATLLIVGWTTYFYIRDEYRKQQESYIKDRIRKVQLSYEKMIFSTGSIPEANDQTNADFNQFANINGAYLNLFDINGNVRFTSLPKIYDLGIIGKKMDATAYIYLKLQQVSEYINPSEQIGDFKYASAYAPIRNAENKTIAYIGLPYYGNEADYQSKIGLFINTLINIYALVFVAIGILAVFLANQITSPLTFIQDSIRKTKLGQKNQPIQWSRHDEIGSLIKEYNKMIAALEESAAKLARSERENAWREMAKQVAHEIKNPLTPLKLGVQLLEKSWKEKDPNFEKKFERFNKSFIEQIDSLSTIASEFSNFAKMPDTKLEKLKLLPIIEQARDVFTNTEDAEIYIFNHATTDVVVLGDKDQLLRTFNNLLKNGIEAGNVNHKCVIKIRIVQDESHVFIEVEDNGKGIDTYLQDKIFVPNFTTKSSGTGLGLAFVKQAVENAGGTVEFKSVTDVGTTFYLSFPLS